GTCAACGCAACTGTGAAAAGACAGCACAGCAGGTCAGTGGCAGCCGGCCTCCAGACTTCAGGGAGCATCACTGATAAGAACCATGGGAATGACTGATGTTTCACGTCCCCAGCCAtctgctgccccccctccctcgcctCCTGTTCTCACTGAGGTAACTCTCTGCGGCCGGTGGCCTCGAGCTCCACGCTGGAGAGGAAGCGTCTTGATAGCCGGCGGCAGTCGTAGCTCAGCTCCGTCGTGTAGACGGCGCTGTTTTCTTGGGGTAGATGATGGTGGTGCTCCTGTAGCGCAGCGGGCGGTGGCGTTGGTTCGAAGTCCAGCTGCGTCTTGTAGTGCCGCCAGGTGCTGTGGGGCAGAGCCATGACGGTCTGCCGGCAGTGCTCCAGCGCCTGGCCCAACGGCAGCAGGGCCACATCCTGGATGAAGTGGCGGTCTGAGTCGTAGTGCACAGAGGAGGTGTATCTGGAGAAGACAACAGGGTCAATGGCCTTCATGACCCTCGAAGA
The sequence above is a segment of the Salarias fasciatus chromosome 14, fSalaFa1.1, whole genome shotgun sequence genome. Coding sequences within it:
- the rflnb gene encoding LOW QUALITY PROTEIN: refilin-B (The sequence of the model RefSeq protein was modified relative to this genomic sequence to represent the inferred CDS: inserted 2 bases in 2 codons; deleted 2 bases in 2 codons), translated to MVGRLNLPHVCDGEPLDMSCRADRGLDSPDSGLPPSPSPSAWLQPACTDKAGAVSPGSEDEGKGSLVLPAGPPPPPQLQPLSVGEGIALDPLXAKEMRYTSSVHYDSDRHFIQDVALLPLGQALEHCRQTVMALPHSTWRHYKTQLDFEPRHRPLRYRSTTIIYPKKTAXVYTTELSYDCRRLSRRFLSSVELEATGRRELPQ